The genomic window CCGGCAAGCCCTAAGGCTTGGTGTTTCAGGTGGTGGGGTTGATCGCGCCGCGACGCCACGTGTAGACGAGCAGGGGGACGGTCACCTTGCGACGGTGCTCGCGTGCGAAGTCGGGCTTTTCGGGATCCAGCCAGGGCACGGTCACGGCGATCGGCTCGAACCGCTCCTGGTGTGCGAGGAGGCGCTTCGCGAGCACCTTCGGCAGGGGGGCGTCGCGCTCCTTGCCACCTTGGGCGGACCGAAGTACAGCCGCGACTTGTACATGAGGATCTGCCGCTCCACGTGCACGAAGTCGCCACCAACGTCGCCCGGGCTGAACCCGGGAGGCCGCACCCGACCCCGAGGTCAAGTGCGACCTGGTACCGGTCGGGGCGCGATTGAGATGTGGCGCTGTGGGCGTGCTTGGGGGGCGGTATGCATCTGCGTGGGCGCCCTGGCCGTGTTCCCCTCGACCCTGCTCACTGTCGTGAGAGTCCAGTCGGTGACACGCCCCGGAGCGTTCCGGTGGGTGCGCCCCCATTCAGCGCTGCCAGAGCGCCCGCAGCGTCCGGCACTGAGCTGAACACGTTGCGAGTAGCTGCTGTCAATCGCGCGTCAAGGGTTTGGCGGCCGGGATCAAGGGTTCGCTAACGGACATGTCCGGCCCGGTAGGAGCGGGCATAGCGTCACTGGCATGCCCGGCTGGCCAGTAGTGCGGGGCACCGATCCGCCTCCACAAGGAGTGCCATGAACGCCAACCCGTGCACCGAGGACCCTGAACCCCTTCATCCGCACCGGGCCGGGGCATTGTTCGTTCCGGTCCGGCAGGGGCCCGGGGGCTGCTGTGCCCGCCTCGTCCGTACGCCTCTCGGCGTGCGCACCGCAGTCGCCTTTACCGATGAAAGGCAATTGCCCCGCACGCTCGGGCAGCAGCAGATCTGGATTCGGCTCAGCGAGCCGGCTGTACGCGCGTTCGTCGCGCCCTTGGGTGTCGTCGACCTCACCGTCGACCCATTTCTGGTGGCCGCTAGTCCTGGCGAGGCATCTGTCGCCAGGCTCGGGGGCCGCACGGCCTGTGAGCCACGGCGCACGTA from Streptomyces sp. NBC_01341 includes these protein-coding regions:
- a CDS encoding SAV_915 family protein; protein product: MNANPCTEDPEPLHPHRAGALFVPVRQGPGGCCARLVRTPLGVRTAVAFTDERQLPRTLGQQQIWIRLSEPAVRAFVAPLGVVDLTVDPFLVAASPGEASVARLGGRTACEPRRTYGPARCPRAVDPLRASGTPSLSSATNS